In a single window of the Chaetodon trifascialis isolate fChaTrf1 chromosome 19, fChaTrf1.hap1, whole genome shotgun sequence genome:
- the syncrip gene encoding heterogeneous nuclear ribonucleoprotein Q isoform X5, with protein MMSGDMATDHVNGNGTEEPMDTTAAVTHSEHFPALLEAGLPQKVAEKLDELYVAGLVAHSDLDERAIEALKEFNEEGALQVLVQFKESDLSHVQNKSAFLCGVMKTYRQREKQGTKVSDSTKGPDEAKIKELLDRTNYTLDVTTGQRKYGGPPPEAVYTGAQPNVGTEIFVGKIPRDLFEDELVPLFENAGPIWDLRLMMDPLSGLNRGYAFVTFCTKEAAQGAVKLCNNHEIRPGKHIGVCISVANNRLFVGSIPKSKTKEQIVEEFAKVTEGLSDVILYHQPDDKKKNRGFCFLEYEDHKTAAQARRRLMSGKVKVWGNVVTVEWADPIEDPDPEVMAKVKVLFVRNLANGVTEEILEKSFSEFGKLERVKKLKDYAFIHFEERDGAVKALEEMNGKELEGEPIEIVFAKPPDQKRKERKAQRQAAKTQMYDDYYYYPPPPHMPPPVRGRGRGGNRGGYGYPPDYYGYDDYYDYYGYDYHSYRGGYEDPYYGYDDFQAPGRGRGGNRGSRGGSSPARGRGGAGAPRGRANFSQRGGPGPGRGGRGARGGVQPRGRGGGKGVEAGPDVSL; from the exons ATG ATGTCTGGAGACATGGCCACAGATCATGTTAACGGGAACGGTACGGAGGAACCAATGGACACTACCGCAGCGGTGACCCACTCAGAACATTTTCCAGCTTTACTGGAAGCTGGTTTACCTCAGAAAGTTGCCGAGAAGCTAGATGAACTTTACGTAGCAG GCCTCGTAGCACATAGTGACCTAGACGAAAGGGCTATTGAAGCTTTGAAAGAGTTCAATGAGGAGGGAGCCCTGCAAGTGCTGGTCCAGTTCAAAGAGAGTGATCTGTCACACGTGCAA AACAAaagtgcctttctgtgtggggTAATGAAGACttacaggcagagagagaaacaagggACGAAAGTTTCAGATTCCACTAAAGGACCAGATGAGGCTAAAATCAAAGAACTCCTGGACAGAACCAACTACACACTTGATGTAACAACAGGCCAGCGAAAGTATGGCGGGCCCCCACCTGAGGCAGTGTACACAGGTGCCCAACCCAATGTTGGAACAGAG ATTTTCGTTGGGAAGATTCCTCGTGACTTGTTTGAAGATGAGCTGGTTCCTCTCTTTGAGAATGCTGGGCCTATCTGGGACCTCAGGCTAATGATGGACCCACTGAGTGGCCTGAACAGGGGCTACGCCTTTGTCACCTTCTGCACTAAAGAAGCAGCCCAGGGGGCAGTGAAGCTG TGTAATAATCATGAGATTCGCCCTGGAAAGCACATTGGGGTGTGTATATCTGTTGCCAACAACAGGCTATTTGTTGGTTCCATTCCCAAGAGTAAAACAAAGGAGCAGATTGTCGAAGAATTCGCTAAAGtcacag AGGGTCTCAGTGATGTCATATTGTACCATCAACCCGACGACAAAAAGAAGAACCGAGGCTTCTGTTTCCTGGAGTACGAAGACCATAAAACTGCTGCTCAGGCTCGCCGCCGGCTAATGAGCGGAAAGGTCAAGGTTTGGGGCAATGTGGTGACAGTAGAATGGGCCGATCCCATTGAAGATCCTGACCCAGAGGTTATGGCCAAG GTGAAGGTTTTATTTGTGAGAAATCTTGCCAACGGCGTCACAGAGGAGATCCTGGAGAAGTCGTTCAGTGAGTTTGGAAAACTGGAGCGAGTTAAGAAGCTCAAAGACTACGCTTTCATTCACTTTGAAGAGAGGGATGGTGCAGTAAAG GCATTGGAAGAAATGAATGGGAAGGAGCTTGAGGGAGAGCCGATTGAGATTGTTTTTGCCAAACCGCCCGATCAGAAACGGAAGGAGCGCAAAGCCCAGAGACAAGCAGCCAAAACCCAAAT GTATGATGACTATTACTACtaccctccccctccccacaTGCCTCCTCCTGTCAGAGGCCGGGGCAGAGGTGGCAACCGGGGCGGCTATGGGTACCCCCCCGACTACTACGGTTATGATGACTACTATGACTACTATGGCTATGACTATCACAGCTACCGCGGAGGCTACGAGGACCCGTACTACGGGTATGACGACTTCCAGGCTCCAGGACGAGGCCGGGGTGGCAACAGGGGCTCCCGGGGCGGATCCTCTCCGGCCAGAGGACGCGGTGGCGCCGGTGCACCCAGGGGCAGGGCCAACTTCTCCCAGCGTGGCGGACCCGGACCAGGCCGCGGCGGGCGGGGCGCAAGAGGAGGCGTGCAGCCGAGAGGGCGAGGAGGG GGAAAAGGGGTCGAGGCCGGTCCTGATGTGTCGCTATGA
- the syncrip gene encoding heterogeneous nuclear ribonucleoprotein Q isoform X1, producing the protein MMSGDMATDHVNGNGTEEPMDTTAAVTHSEHFPALLEAGLPQKVAEKLDELYVAGLVAHSDLDERAIEALKEFNEEGALQVLVQFKESDLSHVQNKSAFLCGVMKTYRQREKQGTKVSDSTKGPDEAKIKELLDRTNYTLDVTTGQRKYGGPPPEAVYTGAQPNVGTEIFVGKIPRDLFEDELVPLFENAGPIWDLRLMMDPLSGLNRGYAFVTFCTKEAAQGAVKLCNNHEIRPGKHIGVCISVANNRLFVGSIPKSKTKEQIVEEFAKVTEGLSDVILYHQPDDKKKNRGFCFLEYEDHKTAAQARRRLMSGKVKVWGNVVTVEWADPIEDPDPEVMAKVKVLFVRNLANGVTEEILEKSFSEFGKLERVKKLKDYAFIHFEERDGAVKALEEMNGKELEGEPIEIVFAKPPDQKRKERKAQRQAAKTQMYDDYYYYPPPPHMPPPVRGRGRGGNRGGYGYPPDYYGYDDYYDYYGYDYHSYRGGYEDPYYGYDDFQAPGRGRGGNRGSRGGSSPARGRGGAGAPRGRANFSQRGGPGPGRGGRGARGGVQPRGRGGVRGARGGRGGNVGGKRKADGYNQPDSKRRQTNNQNWGSQPIAQQPLQGGDHSGNYSGYKSDNQEFYQDSFGQQWK; encoded by the exons ATG ATGTCTGGAGACATGGCCACAGATCATGTTAACGGGAACGGTACGGAGGAACCAATGGACACTACCGCAGCGGTGACCCACTCAGAACATTTTCCAGCTTTACTGGAAGCTGGTTTACCTCAGAAAGTTGCCGAGAAGCTAGATGAACTTTACGTAGCAG GCCTCGTAGCACATAGTGACCTAGACGAAAGGGCTATTGAAGCTTTGAAAGAGTTCAATGAGGAGGGAGCCCTGCAAGTGCTGGTCCAGTTCAAAGAGAGTGATCTGTCACACGTGCAA AACAAaagtgcctttctgtgtggggTAATGAAGACttacaggcagagagagaaacaagggACGAAAGTTTCAGATTCCACTAAAGGACCAGATGAGGCTAAAATCAAAGAACTCCTGGACAGAACCAACTACACACTTGATGTAACAACAGGCCAGCGAAAGTATGGCGGGCCCCCACCTGAGGCAGTGTACACAGGTGCCCAACCCAATGTTGGAACAGAG ATTTTCGTTGGGAAGATTCCTCGTGACTTGTTTGAAGATGAGCTGGTTCCTCTCTTTGAGAATGCTGGGCCTATCTGGGACCTCAGGCTAATGATGGACCCACTGAGTGGCCTGAACAGGGGCTACGCCTTTGTCACCTTCTGCACTAAAGAAGCAGCCCAGGGGGCAGTGAAGCTG TGTAATAATCATGAGATTCGCCCTGGAAAGCACATTGGGGTGTGTATATCTGTTGCCAACAACAGGCTATTTGTTGGTTCCATTCCCAAGAGTAAAACAAAGGAGCAGATTGTCGAAGAATTCGCTAAAGtcacag AGGGTCTCAGTGATGTCATATTGTACCATCAACCCGACGACAAAAAGAAGAACCGAGGCTTCTGTTTCCTGGAGTACGAAGACCATAAAACTGCTGCTCAGGCTCGCCGCCGGCTAATGAGCGGAAAGGTCAAGGTTTGGGGCAATGTGGTGACAGTAGAATGGGCCGATCCCATTGAAGATCCTGACCCAGAGGTTATGGCCAAG GTGAAGGTTTTATTTGTGAGAAATCTTGCCAACGGCGTCACAGAGGAGATCCTGGAGAAGTCGTTCAGTGAGTTTGGAAAACTGGAGCGAGTTAAGAAGCTCAAAGACTACGCTTTCATTCACTTTGAAGAGAGGGATGGTGCAGTAAAG GCATTGGAAGAAATGAATGGGAAGGAGCTTGAGGGAGAGCCGATTGAGATTGTTTTTGCCAAACCGCCCGATCAGAAACGGAAGGAGCGCAAAGCCCAGAGACAAGCAGCCAAAACCCAAAT GTATGATGACTATTACTACtaccctccccctccccacaTGCCTCCTCCTGTCAGAGGCCGGGGCAGAGGTGGCAACCGGGGCGGCTATGGGTACCCCCCCGACTACTACGGTTATGATGACTACTATGACTACTATGGCTATGACTATCACAGCTACCGCGGAGGCTACGAGGACCCGTACTACGGGTATGACGACTTCCAGGCTCCAGGACGAGGCCGGGGTGGCAACAGGGGCTCCCGGGGCGGATCCTCTCCGGCCAGAGGACGCGGTGGCGCCGGTGCACCCAGGGGCAGGGCCAACTTCTCCCAGCGTGGCGGACCCGGACCAGGCCGCGGCGGGCGGGGCGCAAGAGGAGGCGTGCAGCCGAGAGGGCGAGGAGGGGTACGTGGTGCTCGGGGTGGCCGCGGTGGAAATGTAGGAGGAAAGCGCAAAGCTGATGGGTACAACCAGCCAGATTCCAAGCGTCGCCAGACCAATAATCAGAACTGGGGCTCTCAACCCATTGCTCAGCAACCGCTCCAAGGTGGTGATCATTCTGGTAACTATTCCGGTTACAAATCCGACAACCAGGAATTTTATCAGGATTCTTTTGGGCAACAGTGGAAGTAA
- the syncrip gene encoding heterogeneous nuclear ribonucleoprotein Q isoform X2, which translates to MMSGDMATDHVNGNGTEEPMDTTAAVTHSEHFPALLEAGLPQKVAEKLDELYVAGLVAHSDLDERAIEALKEFNEEGALQVLVQFKESDLSHVQNKSAFLCGVMKTYRQREKQGTKVSDSTKGPDEAKIKELLDRTNYTLDVTTGQRKYGGPPPEAVYTGAQPNVGTEIFVGKIPRDLFEDELVPLFENAGPIWDLRLMMDPLSGLNRGYAFVTFCTKEAAQGAVKLCNNHEIRPGKHIGVCISVANNRLFVGSIPKSKTKEQIVEEFAKVTEGLSDVILYHQPDDKKKNRGFCFLEYEDHKTAAQARRRLMSGKVKVWGNVVTVEWADPIEDPDPEVMAKVKVLFVRNLANGVTEEILEKSFSEFGKLERVKKLKDYAFIHFEERDGAVKALEEMNGKELEGEPIEIVFAKPPDQKRKERKAQRQAAKTQMYDDYYYYPPPPHMPPPVRGRGRGGNRGGYGYPPDYYGYDDYYDYYGYDYHSYRGGYEDPYYGYDDFQAPGRGRGGNRGSRGGSSPARGRGGAGAPRGRANFSQRGGPGPGRGGRGARGGVQPRGRGGVRGARGGRGGNVGGKRKADGYNQPDSKRRQTNNQNWGSQPIAQQPLQGGDHSAGKRGRGRS; encoded by the exons ATG ATGTCTGGAGACATGGCCACAGATCATGTTAACGGGAACGGTACGGAGGAACCAATGGACACTACCGCAGCGGTGACCCACTCAGAACATTTTCCAGCTTTACTGGAAGCTGGTTTACCTCAGAAAGTTGCCGAGAAGCTAGATGAACTTTACGTAGCAG GCCTCGTAGCACATAGTGACCTAGACGAAAGGGCTATTGAAGCTTTGAAAGAGTTCAATGAGGAGGGAGCCCTGCAAGTGCTGGTCCAGTTCAAAGAGAGTGATCTGTCACACGTGCAA AACAAaagtgcctttctgtgtggggTAATGAAGACttacaggcagagagagaaacaagggACGAAAGTTTCAGATTCCACTAAAGGACCAGATGAGGCTAAAATCAAAGAACTCCTGGACAGAACCAACTACACACTTGATGTAACAACAGGCCAGCGAAAGTATGGCGGGCCCCCACCTGAGGCAGTGTACACAGGTGCCCAACCCAATGTTGGAACAGAG ATTTTCGTTGGGAAGATTCCTCGTGACTTGTTTGAAGATGAGCTGGTTCCTCTCTTTGAGAATGCTGGGCCTATCTGGGACCTCAGGCTAATGATGGACCCACTGAGTGGCCTGAACAGGGGCTACGCCTTTGTCACCTTCTGCACTAAAGAAGCAGCCCAGGGGGCAGTGAAGCTG TGTAATAATCATGAGATTCGCCCTGGAAAGCACATTGGGGTGTGTATATCTGTTGCCAACAACAGGCTATTTGTTGGTTCCATTCCCAAGAGTAAAACAAAGGAGCAGATTGTCGAAGAATTCGCTAAAGtcacag AGGGTCTCAGTGATGTCATATTGTACCATCAACCCGACGACAAAAAGAAGAACCGAGGCTTCTGTTTCCTGGAGTACGAAGACCATAAAACTGCTGCTCAGGCTCGCCGCCGGCTAATGAGCGGAAAGGTCAAGGTTTGGGGCAATGTGGTGACAGTAGAATGGGCCGATCCCATTGAAGATCCTGACCCAGAGGTTATGGCCAAG GTGAAGGTTTTATTTGTGAGAAATCTTGCCAACGGCGTCACAGAGGAGATCCTGGAGAAGTCGTTCAGTGAGTTTGGAAAACTGGAGCGAGTTAAGAAGCTCAAAGACTACGCTTTCATTCACTTTGAAGAGAGGGATGGTGCAGTAAAG GCATTGGAAGAAATGAATGGGAAGGAGCTTGAGGGAGAGCCGATTGAGATTGTTTTTGCCAAACCGCCCGATCAGAAACGGAAGGAGCGCAAAGCCCAGAGACAAGCAGCCAAAACCCAAAT GTATGATGACTATTACTACtaccctccccctccccacaTGCCTCCTCCTGTCAGAGGCCGGGGCAGAGGTGGCAACCGGGGCGGCTATGGGTACCCCCCCGACTACTACGGTTATGATGACTACTATGACTACTATGGCTATGACTATCACAGCTACCGCGGAGGCTACGAGGACCCGTACTACGGGTATGACGACTTCCAGGCTCCAGGACGAGGCCGGGGTGGCAACAGGGGCTCCCGGGGCGGATCCTCTCCGGCCAGAGGACGCGGTGGCGCCGGTGCACCCAGGGGCAGGGCCAACTTCTCCCAGCGTGGCGGACCCGGACCAGGCCGCGGCGGGCGGGGCGCAAGAGGAGGCGTGCAGCCGAGAGGGCGAGGAGGGGTACGTGGTGCTCGGGGTGGCCGCGGTGGAAATGTAGGAGGAAAGCGCAAAGCTGATGGGTACAACCAGCCAGATTCCAAGCGTCGCCAGACCAATAATCAGAACTGGGGCTCTCAACCCATTGCTCAGCAACCGCTCCAAGGTGGTGATCATTCTG CAGGGAAAAGGGGTCGAGGCCGGTCCTGA
- the syncrip gene encoding heterogeneous nuclear ribonucleoprotein Q isoform X3, whose product MMSGDMATDHVNGNGTEEPMDTTAAVTHSEHFPALLEAGLPQKVAEKLDELYVAGLVAHSDLDERAIEALKEFNEEGALQVLVQFKESDLSHVQNKSAFLCGVMKTYRQREKQGTKVSDSTKGPDEAKIKELLDRTNYTLDVTTGQRKYGGPPPEAVYTGAQPNVGTEIFVGKIPRDLFEDELVPLFENAGPIWDLRLMMDPLSGLNRGYAFVTFCTKEAAQGAVKLCNNHEIRPGKHIGVCISVANNRLFVGSIPKSKTKEQIVEEFAKVTEGLSDVILYHQPDDKKKNRGFCFLEYEDHKTAAQARRRLMSGKVKVWGNVVTVEWADPIEDPDPEVMAKVKVLFVRNLANGVTEEILEKSFSEFGKLERVKKLKDYAFIHFEERDGAVKALEEMNGKELEGEPIEIVFAKPPDQKRKERKAQRQAAKTQMYDDYYYYPPPPHMPPPVRGRGRGGNRGGYGYPPDYYGYDDYYDYYGYDYHSYRGGYEDPYYGYDDFQAPGRGRGGNRGSRGGSSPARGRGGAGAPRGRANFSQRGGPGPGRGGRGARGGVQPRGRGGVRGARGGRGGNVGGKRKADGYNQPDSKRRQTNNQNWGSQPIAQQPLQGGDHSGKRGRGRS is encoded by the exons ATG ATGTCTGGAGACATGGCCACAGATCATGTTAACGGGAACGGTACGGAGGAACCAATGGACACTACCGCAGCGGTGACCCACTCAGAACATTTTCCAGCTTTACTGGAAGCTGGTTTACCTCAGAAAGTTGCCGAGAAGCTAGATGAACTTTACGTAGCAG GCCTCGTAGCACATAGTGACCTAGACGAAAGGGCTATTGAAGCTTTGAAAGAGTTCAATGAGGAGGGAGCCCTGCAAGTGCTGGTCCAGTTCAAAGAGAGTGATCTGTCACACGTGCAA AACAAaagtgcctttctgtgtggggTAATGAAGACttacaggcagagagagaaacaagggACGAAAGTTTCAGATTCCACTAAAGGACCAGATGAGGCTAAAATCAAAGAACTCCTGGACAGAACCAACTACACACTTGATGTAACAACAGGCCAGCGAAAGTATGGCGGGCCCCCACCTGAGGCAGTGTACACAGGTGCCCAACCCAATGTTGGAACAGAG ATTTTCGTTGGGAAGATTCCTCGTGACTTGTTTGAAGATGAGCTGGTTCCTCTCTTTGAGAATGCTGGGCCTATCTGGGACCTCAGGCTAATGATGGACCCACTGAGTGGCCTGAACAGGGGCTACGCCTTTGTCACCTTCTGCACTAAAGAAGCAGCCCAGGGGGCAGTGAAGCTG TGTAATAATCATGAGATTCGCCCTGGAAAGCACATTGGGGTGTGTATATCTGTTGCCAACAACAGGCTATTTGTTGGTTCCATTCCCAAGAGTAAAACAAAGGAGCAGATTGTCGAAGAATTCGCTAAAGtcacag AGGGTCTCAGTGATGTCATATTGTACCATCAACCCGACGACAAAAAGAAGAACCGAGGCTTCTGTTTCCTGGAGTACGAAGACCATAAAACTGCTGCTCAGGCTCGCCGCCGGCTAATGAGCGGAAAGGTCAAGGTTTGGGGCAATGTGGTGACAGTAGAATGGGCCGATCCCATTGAAGATCCTGACCCAGAGGTTATGGCCAAG GTGAAGGTTTTATTTGTGAGAAATCTTGCCAACGGCGTCACAGAGGAGATCCTGGAGAAGTCGTTCAGTGAGTTTGGAAAACTGGAGCGAGTTAAGAAGCTCAAAGACTACGCTTTCATTCACTTTGAAGAGAGGGATGGTGCAGTAAAG GCATTGGAAGAAATGAATGGGAAGGAGCTTGAGGGAGAGCCGATTGAGATTGTTTTTGCCAAACCGCCCGATCAGAAACGGAAGGAGCGCAAAGCCCAGAGACAAGCAGCCAAAACCCAAAT GTATGATGACTATTACTACtaccctccccctccccacaTGCCTCCTCCTGTCAGAGGCCGGGGCAGAGGTGGCAACCGGGGCGGCTATGGGTACCCCCCCGACTACTACGGTTATGATGACTACTATGACTACTATGGCTATGACTATCACAGCTACCGCGGAGGCTACGAGGACCCGTACTACGGGTATGACGACTTCCAGGCTCCAGGACGAGGCCGGGGTGGCAACAGGGGCTCCCGGGGCGGATCCTCTCCGGCCAGAGGACGCGGTGGCGCCGGTGCACCCAGGGGCAGGGCCAACTTCTCCCAGCGTGGCGGACCCGGACCAGGCCGCGGCGGGCGGGGCGCAAGAGGAGGCGTGCAGCCGAGAGGGCGAGGAGGGGTACGTGGTGCTCGGGGTGGCCGCGGTGGAAATGTAGGAGGAAAGCGCAAAGCTGATGGGTACAACCAGCCAGATTCCAAGCGTCGCCAGACCAATAATCAGAACTGGGGCTCTCAACCCATTGCTCAGCAACCGCTCCAAGGTGGTGATCATTCTG GGAAAAGGGGTCGAGGCCGGTCCTGA
- the syncrip gene encoding heterogeneous nuclear ribonucleoprotein Q isoform X4, whose product MMSGDMATDHVNGNGTEEPMDTTAAVTHSEHFPALLEAGLPQKVAEKLDELYVAGLVAHSDLDERAIEALKEFNEEGALQVLVQFKESDLSHVQNKSAFLCGVMKTYRQREKQGTKVSDSTKGPDEAKIKELLDRTNYTLDVTTGQRKYGGPPPEAVYTGAQPNVGTEIFVGKIPRDLFEDELVPLFENAGPIWDLRLMMDPLSGLNRGYAFVTFCTKEAAQGAVKLCNNHEIRPGKHIGVCISVANNRLFVGSIPKSKTKEQIVEEFAKVTEGLSDVILYHQPDDKKKNRGFCFLEYEDHKTAAQARRRLMSGKVKVWGNVVTVEWADPIEDPDPEVMAKVKVLFVRNLANGVTEEILEKSFSEFGKLERVKKLKDYAFIHFEERDGAVKALEEMNGKELEGEPIEIVFAKPPDQKRKERKAQRQAAKTQMYDDYYYYPPPPHMPPPVRGRGRGGNRGGYGYPPDYYGYDDYYDYYGYDYHSYRGGYEDPYYGYDDFQAPGRGRGGNRGSRGGSSPARGRGGAGAPRGRANFSQRGGPGPGRGGRGARGGVQPRGRGGQGKGVEAGPDVSL is encoded by the exons ATG ATGTCTGGAGACATGGCCACAGATCATGTTAACGGGAACGGTACGGAGGAACCAATGGACACTACCGCAGCGGTGACCCACTCAGAACATTTTCCAGCTTTACTGGAAGCTGGTTTACCTCAGAAAGTTGCCGAGAAGCTAGATGAACTTTACGTAGCAG GCCTCGTAGCACATAGTGACCTAGACGAAAGGGCTATTGAAGCTTTGAAAGAGTTCAATGAGGAGGGAGCCCTGCAAGTGCTGGTCCAGTTCAAAGAGAGTGATCTGTCACACGTGCAA AACAAaagtgcctttctgtgtggggTAATGAAGACttacaggcagagagagaaacaagggACGAAAGTTTCAGATTCCACTAAAGGACCAGATGAGGCTAAAATCAAAGAACTCCTGGACAGAACCAACTACACACTTGATGTAACAACAGGCCAGCGAAAGTATGGCGGGCCCCCACCTGAGGCAGTGTACACAGGTGCCCAACCCAATGTTGGAACAGAG ATTTTCGTTGGGAAGATTCCTCGTGACTTGTTTGAAGATGAGCTGGTTCCTCTCTTTGAGAATGCTGGGCCTATCTGGGACCTCAGGCTAATGATGGACCCACTGAGTGGCCTGAACAGGGGCTACGCCTTTGTCACCTTCTGCACTAAAGAAGCAGCCCAGGGGGCAGTGAAGCTG TGTAATAATCATGAGATTCGCCCTGGAAAGCACATTGGGGTGTGTATATCTGTTGCCAACAACAGGCTATTTGTTGGTTCCATTCCCAAGAGTAAAACAAAGGAGCAGATTGTCGAAGAATTCGCTAAAGtcacag AGGGTCTCAGTGATGTCATATTGTACCATCAACCCGACGACAAAAAGAAGAACCGAGGCTTCTGTTTCCTGGAGTACGAAGACCATAAAACTGCTGCTCAGGCTCGCCGCCGGCTAATGAGCGGAAAGGTCAAGGTTTGGGGCAATGTGGTGACAGTAGAATGGGCCGATCCCATTGAAGATCCTGACCCAGAGGTTATGGCCAAG GTGAAGGTTTTATTTGTGAGAAATCTTGCCAACGGCGTCACAGAGGAGATCCTGGAGAAGTCGTTCAGTGAGTTTGGAAAACTGGAGCGAGTTAAGAAGCTCAAAGACTACGCTTTCATTCACTTTGAAGAGAGGGATGGTGCAGTAAAG GCATTGGAAGAAATGAATGGGAAGGAGCTTGAGGGAGAGCCGATTGAGATTGTTTTTGCCAAACCGCCCGATCAGAAACGGAAGGAGCGCAAAGCCCAGAGACAAGCAGCCAAAACCCAAAT GTATGATGACTATTACTACtaccctccccctccccacaTGCCTCCTCCTGTCAGAGGCCGGGGCAGAGGTGGCAACCGGGGCGGCTATGGGTACCCCCCCGACTACTACGGTTATGATGACTACTATGACTACTATGGCTATGACTATCACAGCTACCGCGGAGGCTACGAGGACCCGTACTACGGGTATGACGACTTCCAGGCTCCAGGACGAGGCCGGGGTGGCAACAGGGGCTCCCGGGGCGGATCCTCTCCGGCCAGAGGACGCGGTGGCGCCGGTGCACCCAGGGGCAGGGCCAACTTCTCCCAGCGTGGCGGACCCGGACCAGGCCGCGGCGGGCGGGGCGCAAGAGGAGGCGTGCAGCCGAGAGGGCGAGGAGGG CAGGGAAAAGGGGTCGAGGCCGGTCCTGATGTGTCGCTATGA